One Paenarthrobacter aurescens TC1 DNA window includes the following coding sequences:
- the rdgB gene encoding non-canonical purine NTP pyrophosphatase, rdgB/HAM1 family (identified by match to protein family HMM PF01725; match to protein family HMM TIGR00042): protein MSSAQASEAPRLVLATHNRGKLKELRELLRGQVPGLDVDTQVVDAAAAGAPDVAETGVTFAENSLLKARAVAEATGLVAIADDSGLAVDVLGGAPGIFSARWSGTHGDDIGNLNLLLAQLSDVPDAFRGAAFVCAAALAVPGPDGIAHETVEYGQLEGTLLREPRGEGGFGYDPVLQPAGMDRSCAELSPAEKNAISHRGQAFRALLPAIVSALSGPDAT from the coding sequence GTGAGCAGCGCACAGGCCTCTGAGGCTCCACGCCTCGTCCTGGCAACACACAACAGGGGCAAGCTGAAGGAACTCCGGGAACTGCTGCGGGGCCAGGTGCCAGGGCTCGACGTCGATACCCAGGTGGTGGACGCCGCTGCGGCAGGTGCCCCGGATGTTGCCGAAACCGGTGTCACCTTTGCTGAGAACTCCCTCCTCAAGGCCAGGGCGGTGGCGGAGGCGACCGGCCTGGTGGCCATCGCCGACGACTCGGGATTGGCCGTTGATGTCCTGGGCGGGGCTCCGGGTATCTTCTCGGCACGCTGGTCCGGCACGCATGGTGATGACATCGGCAATCTGAACCTGTTGCTGGCACAGCTCTCCGATGTTCCGGACGCTTTCCGCGGAGCTGCGTTCGTATGCGCTGCTGCCTTGGCGGTCCCGGGTCCCGACGGCATTGCCCACGAGACCGTGGAGTATGGCCAGTTGGAAGGGACGTTGCTGCGTGAACCCCGCGGCGAGGGTGGTTTCGGCTACGACCCCGTGCTGCAACCCGCCGGAATGGATCGGAGCTGTGCCGAGCTTAGCCCCGCAGAAAAGAACGCCATCAGCCACCGCGGACAGGCGTTCCGTGCTTTGTTGCCCGCCATCGTATCGGCGTTGTCCGGGCCAGACGCCACGTAG
- a CDS encoding nicotinamidase/pyrazinamidase (identified by match to protein family HMM PF00857) has translation MSRALIIVDVQNDFCEGGTLAVEGGAAVAGAITEYVDANQQHFDHIVATQDWHIEPGEHFSDDPDMVDSWPPHCRARSKGAELHEDLDPEYIQAYFRKGQFTAAYSGFEGVLAPEDDVPTGDLKAGTTVTEVLDEDAIGLDDWLQSHDVEEVVVVGLATDYCVKATALDAMQAGYTTTVIAELTAGIAKDLTDAYDEMEAAGVEVERD, from the coding sequence ATGTCCAGGGCCCTGATCATCGTCGATGTACAAAATGACTTCTGCGAAGGCGGAACGCTCGCCGTCGAAGGGGGAGCCGCGGTAGCCGGTGCCATCACGGAGTATGTAGACGCCAACCAGCAACACTTCGATCACATCGTTGCCACCCAGGACTGGCACATCGAGCCCGGCGAGCACTTTTCGGATGACCCGGACATGGTTGATTCCTGGCCTCCGCACTGCAGGGCCAGGAGCAAAGGTGCCGAACTCCACGAAGACCTTGATCCCGAGTACATCCAGGCCTACTTCCGCAAAGGGCAGTTCACCGCTGCCTACTCCGGATTCGAGGGCGTCCTGGCTCCTGAGGACGATGTCCCCACCGGGGACCTTAAAGCAGGCACCACCGTAACTGAGGTCCTCGATGAAGACGCGATCGGGCTTGACGACTGGCTGCAAAGCCACGACGTCGAGGAAGTGGTGGTAGTGGGGCTCGCAACGGACTACTGCGTCAAGGCCACGGCACTGGATGCTATGCAGGCCGGTTACACCACCACGGTCATCGCTGAACTCACGGCCGGAATCGCCAAAGACCTCACCGACGCCTACGACGAAATGGAAGCCGCCGGCGTCGAGGTTGAACGCGACTGA
- the clpS gene encoding ATP-dependent Clp protease adaptor protein clpS (identified by match to protein family HMM PF02617), whose product MSPSVAYGTDIDERTKAAEQSSTDVLTAPDIPWNLVIWNDPVNLMSYVSYVFQSYFGYSESKAHKLMMEVHKKGRSIVAHGSKEQVEQHAVAMHGFGLWATVEKAASGNETPGKGGRQRG is encoded by the coding sequence ATGAGCCCTAGCGTTGCGTATGGCACGGACATTGATGAGAGGACGAAAGCTGCGGAGCAGTCGTCCACCGATGTCCTGACAGCCCCTGATATCCCGTGGAACCTTGTGATCTGGAATGATCCCGTGAACCTGATGAGCTATGTGAGCTATGTGTTCCAGAGTTACTTCGGCTACTCCGAGTCCAAAGCCCACAAGCTCATGATGGAGGTCCATAAGAAGGGCCGGTCCATTGTGGCCCATGGCAGCAAGGAACAAGTGGAGCAGCACGCGGTGGCCATGCACGGTTTCGGTCTGTGGGCCACTGTGGAGAAGGCCGCGAGCGGCAACGAAACACCCGGAAAGGGCGGCCGCCAGCGTGGCTAA
- a CDS encoding putative ABC transporter, ATP-binding protein (identified by match to protein family HMM PF00005) produces the protein MNETIVEARNLVKHYKDVNALDNVTLSLSASRIYGLLGRNGAGKTTLMSILTAQAFATSGEALVFGANAYENDAVLSRICFIRESQKYPEDFQPQHAFRSAALFYKNWDQDFADRLAEDFQLPVKRRIKKLSRGQLSAVGVIIGLASRAELTFFDEPYLGLDAVARQLFYDRLVEDYAEHPRTIILSSHLIDEVANLLEHVVVIDRGRIIMDADAEEIRGSAVTVSGSVEKVDAFLTGRRILHRETLGSLASVTVDEALSSSERGVAQELGLELSPVSLQQLVVRKTMAGSGVPGPASRTEELADDTLEARR, from the coding sequence GTGAACGAGACCATCGTCGAGGCCCGTAACCTGGTCAAGCACTACAAAGACGTCAACGCACTGGACAACGTCACCCTCAGCCTCTCGGCAAGCCGAATCTACGGCCTGTTGGGACGCAACGGTGCCGGCAAGACAACGCTGATGTCCATCCTTACGGCCCAGGCTTTCGCCACCTCCGGTGAAGCCCTGGTTTTTGGCGCCAACGCTTACGAGAACGACGCCGTCCTGTCCCGGATCTGCTTCATCCGTGAATCGCAGAAATATCCGGAGGACTTCCAGCCGCAGCACGCCTTCCGCTCGGCTGCGCTCTTCTACAAAAACTGGGACCAGGACTTCGCGGACCGCCTGGCCGAGGACTTCCAGCTTCCCGTCAAGAGGCGGATCAAGAAACTCTCCCGCGGCCAGTTGTCTGCCGTGGGAGTCATCATCGGACTGGCGTCCCGCGCAGAACTGACATTCTTCGATGAGCCGTATCTGGGGCTCGACGCAGTAGCCCGCCAGTTGTTCTACGACCGCCTCGTGGAGGACTATGCAGAGCACCCGCGCACCATCATCCTGTCGTCCCACCTGATCGACGAGGTAGCAAACCTCCTGGAACATGTTGTGGTGATTGACCGGGGACGGATCATCATGGACGCCGACGCCGAAGAAATCCGCGGTTCGGCTGTCACCGTTTCAGGTTCCGTGGAAAAAGTGGACGCTTTCCTGACCGGCCGCAGGATTCTGCACCGCGAAACGTTGGGCTCCCTGGCGTCCGTGACAGTGGACGAGGCGCTCAGCAGCAGCGAACGTGGCGTGGCCCAAGAGCTTGGTCTCGAATTGTCGCCCGTTTCCCTGCAGCAGTTGGTGGTCCGCAAAACCATGGCGGGCTCGGGAGTACCCGGACCCGCGTCGAGAACAGAAGAACTCGCCGACGACACGTTGGAGGCAAGGCGATGA
- a CDS encoding putative DNA polymerase III epsilon subunit (identified by match to protein family HMM PF00533; match to protein family HMM PF00929), which translates to MALDFTAIDFETANGFRGSPCSVGLSKVRGGVVVEEASWLMRPPENHDHFEFHNTRIHGIRAEDVAGRPRFGELFPEIGAFIGDDVLAAHNAAFDLGVIRSGLEVSGLAGPAYDYVCTVMLSRRCYSLVSNSLPYAAEEAGVPLVNHHDAAEDARACAGILVDIARRNNANSIAELYLSLGLNLPKQPAFDPAHGLSKATISALAARTGSSAERTLERAMGVPSGFAAWPEEGPNPLPNPAAEPGHPLFGQTVVFTGDLAITRPEAKSRAADMGARPESRVTARTTVLIVGDGFVAGDLRAGRLTGKAKRVLELHAKGQQIEVVSEGEFLQMVGGA; encoded by the coding sequence GTGGCATTGGACTTTACGGCGATCGACTTTGAAACAGCCAACGGCTTCCGGGGGTCGCCGTGTTCGGTAGGCCTCAGTAAAGTCCGCGGTGGCGTTGTGGTGGAGGAAGCCTCCTGGCTGATGCGCCCACCCGAGAACCACGATCACTTCGAATTCCACAACACGCGAATTCACGGCATCCGTGCCGAAGACGTCGCCGGACGCCCGAGGTTCGGGGAACTGTTCCCGGAAATCGGTGCGTTCATCGGGGACGATGTACTCGCAGCGCACAATGCAGCCTTCGACCTTGGCGTGATCCGTTCAGGCCTGGAAGTCTCTGGTCTTGCCGGACCAGCCTACGACTACGTGTGCACCGTGATGCTGTCCCGCCGCTGCTACTCACTGGTGTCCAATTCCTTGCCTTACGCAGCCGAGGAAGCCGGAGTTCCCTTGGTGAACCACCACGACGCCGCAGAAGACGCACGCGCCTGCGCCGGCATCCTGGTGGACATCGCCCGCCGCAACAACGCCAACAGCATCGCCGAACTCTATCTATCACTGGGCCTCAACCTGCCGAAGCAACCGGCCTTCGATCCCGCGCATGGTCTCTCCAAAGCGACCATCTCCGCGCTCGCGGCCAGGACCGGCAGCTCAGCCGAACGAACACTGGAGCGAGCCATGGGCGTCCCCAGCGGTTTCGCGGCGTGGCCGGAGGAGGGGCCCAACCCCTTGCCGAACCCCGCTGCCGAACCTGGACATCCGCTCTTCGGCCAGACCGTGGTGTTCACGGGCGACCTCGCCATCACCAGGCCGGAGGCGAAGTCACGGGCCGCGGACATGGGTGCCCGCCCGGAAAGCCGGGTCACAGCACGGACCACCGTGCTGATTGTCGGTGATGGCTTCGTGGCAGGCGACCTTCGCGCCGGACGCCTGACCGGCAAAGCCAAACGGGTCTTGGAACTCCACGCCAAGGGCCAACAAATCGAGGTTGTCTCCGAGGGCGAATTCCTGCAGATGGTGGGCGGGGCATGA
- a CDS encoding putative integral membrane protein: MSRTLAVARMQLINKWTYIGWPLTILAAAFLMSLAIFALIPVTEGKNGGGSQAPLWYFLVLGIQSMTLVFPFSQGLSISRRAFYLGTLGLFSLIALGMTALYLLGGVIERATTGWGIYGYFFNIPWVTDGPWYSTAAFFFVLMMFMFIIGFWFATIFKRWGTTGTLISTLGTALALIGFAALTTLLEWWGHVGSWFAQQTPLTISGWAALLCVVLAVGSYATLRRATP; this comes from the coding sequence ATGAGCAGGACCCTGGCAGTTGCCCGAATGCAACTGATCAATAAATGGACGTACATCGGATGGCCGTTGACCATCCTGGCGGCAGCCTTCCTGATGTCGCTCGCCATCTTCGCACTCATCCCCGTCACCGAGGGCAAAAACGGTGGCGGAAGCCAAGCGCCCCTGTGGTATTTCCTGGTTCTCGGAATCCAAAGCATGACCTTGGTGTTCCCGTTCTCCCAGGGCCTGAGCATCAGCCGCAGGGCGTTCTACCTGGGAACTCTGGGTCTCTTCTCCCTCATCGCACTCGGGATGACAGCGCTCTACCTGCTCGGTGGTGTCATTGAAAGGGCAACCACAGGCTGGGGCATCTACGGCTACTTCTTCAACATCCCATGGGTAACGGATGGTCCCTGGTACTCCACCGCGGCGTTCTTCTTCGTACTGATGATGTTCATGTTCATCATTGGATTCTGGTTCGCCACCATATTCAAGCGCTGGGGAACCACGGGCACCCTGATCTCCACCCTGGGAACCGCCTTGGCGTTGATAGGCTTCGCAGCCCTCACAACATTGCTTGAGTGGTGGGGGCACGTTGGAAGCTGGTTTGCCCAGCAAACACCGCTAACCATCAGCGGGTGGGCCGCGCTGCTGTGCGTCGTTCTCGCAGTCGGCTCCTACGCGACCCTTCGCAGGGCAACCCCATAA
- a CDS encoding membrane protein DedA family yields MIFTAISDLAVSTFGGAGPVQPPMASFLPDWLNPDVFLRDSPLGPWVVLLVCAIVFAETGLLVGFFLPGDSMLFTAGLLVSTGAIEFNLWAMCAMIIVAAIIGNQTGYLIGSKAGPAIFNKPDSRLFKKENVESAHAFFEKHGGKALILARFVPIIRTFVPVIVGVAQMDKRKFFLFNVIGAVLWGGGVTLLGAWLGQFEWVGNNIDIIFIVIVLISVIPIFIEIGRGFMAKRRAAAEGTDPVEEFIEEHEGGKHGEH; encoded by the coding sequence GTGATCTTTACTGCGATAAGCGACCTTGCCGTATCCACTTTCGGGGGCGCGGGCCCGGTACAGCCGCCTATGGCTTCGTTCCTGCCGGACTGGCTGAACCCCGACGTCTTCCTCCGCGATTCACCTTTGGGACCGTGGGTGGTCCTTCTGGTCTGCGCCATTGTGTTCGCAGAAACAGGCCTCCTTGTGGGGTTCTTCCTGCCCGGTGACTCGATGCTGTTCACGGCGGGGCTCCTGGTCTCCACCGGGGCTATCGAGTTCAACCTCTGGGCCATGTGCGCCATGATCATCGTGGCTGCCATCATCGGCAACCAGACCGGTTATCTCATAGGATCCAAGGCCGGCCCGGCCATCTTCAACAAGCCCGACTCCAGGCTTTTCAAAAAGGAGAACGTGGAGAGCGCCCATGCGTTCTTCGAAAAGCACGGCGGCAAAGCCTTGATACTGGCACGGTTCGTTCCCATCATCCGCACCTTCGTGCCGGTGATCGTGGGCGTGGCTCAGATGGACAAGCGCAAGTTCTTCCTCTTCAACGTCATCGGCGCCGTCCTTTGGGGCGGCGGTGTTACCCTGCTCGGCGCATGGCTTGGCCAGTTCGAGTGGGTTGGAAACAACATCGACATTATCTTCATCGTCATCGTTCTGATCTCGGTCATCCCCATCTTCATTGAGATCGGCCGTGGATTCATGGCAAAGCGCAGGGCCGCTGCCGAAGGCACGGACCCCGTGGAGGAATTCATCGAGGAACACGAGGGCGGCAAGCACGGCGAGCACTAA
- a CDS encoding putative nicotinate phosphoribosyltransferase (pncB) (identified by match to protein family HMM PF04095; match to protein family HMM TIGR01513) produces the protein MSRASSWDHPATSLYTDHYELTMLQAALHSGAAHRRSVFEAFARRLPDGRRYGVVGGTGRLLEGIADFRFGDAELAFLELNKVVNQETLDYLADYKFSGDIWGYAEGDAYFPNSPILIVESTFAEACILETFILSVLNHDSAIASAASRMTSAAGTRPCIEMGSRRTQEESATAAARAAVIAGFASTSNLEAGRRYGIKTVGTAAHSFTLLHDTEREAFEAQIAAFGPGTSLLVDTYDVETAVRTAVELAGDKLGAVRLDSGDLIAQAQWVRQMLDDLGNVNTRIVVTSDLDEFAIAALQSAPVDSYGVGTSLVTGSGAPTASMVYKLVSRTNDAGEFISVAKAAKNKASVGGRKYALRKLNERGRATQEIVGIGHRPEDDGNDRVLLHQFVKNGEVLPGWTGPEGVIRARERHAATMAELPAVVNRLQRGEAAIPTIYEEN, from the coding sequence GTGAGTAGAGCCTCGTCGTGGGACCACCCCGCAACTTCCTTGTACACAGACCACTACGAACTGACCATGCTTCAGGCAGCCTTGCATTCGGGCGCCGCGCACCGCCGCTCGGTGTTCGAAGCATTCGCCCGGCGGCTGCCGGACGGCCGCCGCTATGGCGTAGTGGGCGGCACAGGCCGCCTCTTGGAGGGCATCGCAGACTTCCGTTTCGGCGACGCCGAGCTCGCGTTCCTTGAGCTAAACAAAGTGGTCAACCAGGAAACCCTGGACTACTTGGCCGACTACAAATTCAGCGGCGACATCTGGGGTTACGCCGAGGGTGACGCCTATTTCCCCAACTCCCCCATCCTCATCGTCGAATCAACGTTCGCCGAGGCCTGCATCCTGGAAACGTTCATCCTGTCAGTCCTCAACCACGACAGCGCCATTGCTTCCGCGGCCTCAAGGATGACCTCAGCGGCCGGCACACGCCCGTGCATCGAAATGGGCTCCCGGCGCACCCAGGAAGAATCAGCGACGGCGGCGGCCCGCGCCGCCGTGATTGCCGGCTTCGCCAGCACCTCCAACCTGGAAGCCGGCCGGCGCTACGGCATCAAAACCGTCGGCACAGCCGCACACTCCTTCACCCTCCTGCACGACACCGAACGGGAGGCCTTCGAGGCACAGATCGCAGCGTTCGGTCCAGGCACCTCGCTGCTGGTGGATACCTACGACGTCGAGACGGCGGTGCGTACCGCCGTCGAACTGGCCGGTGACAAACTCGGCGCAGTCCGGCTGGATTCGGGCGACCTCATTGCGCAGGCGCAGTGGGTACGGCAAATGCTGGATGACCTCGGCAACGTCAACACCCGCATCGTGGTCACCTCGGACCTCGACGAATTCGCCATCGCAGCGCTCCAGTCGGCGCCGGTTGACTCCTACGGTGTTGGTACGTCCCTGGTCACCGGATCCGGGGCACCCACCGCGAGCATGGTCTACAAGCTGGTCAGCCGCACCAACGACGCCGGCGAGTTCATTTCAGTTGCCAAGGCAGCCAAGAACAAGGCGAGTGTTGGTGGACGCAAATACGCCCTCCGCAAGCTCAACGAACGCGGCCGGGCCACCCAGGAGATCGTTGGCATCGGTCACCGCCCGGAAGATGACGGCAATGACCGCGTCCTGCTCCACCAATTCGTCAAGAACGGCGAGGTGCTGCCCGGATGGACCGGACCGGAAGGCGTCATCCGTGCCCGTGAACGGCACGCAGCCACCATGGCAGAGCTGCCCGCCGTCGTGAACCGCTTGCAGCGTGGCGAAGCTGCCATCCCCACCATCTACGAGGAGAACTGA
- a CDS encoding putative transcriptional regulator, gntR family has product MVLMIDDSKPIFMQIAELIENGIVDGSMAEESQVPSTNEFAAFHRINPATAAKGVNVLVDSGILYKRRGIGMFVATGARAQLVARRTEEFFEQYVKPLTLEARKLGISAEQLNTMIERSSGLAPEPGTDKERSAAL; this is encoded by the coding sequence GTGGTGCTCATGATCGATGACAGCAAACCGATCTTCATGCAGATCGCCGAACTCATCGAAAACGGAATCGTGGACGGCAGCATGGCCGAGGAATCGCAGGTGCCCTCCACCAACGAGTTCGCAGCTTTCCACCGCATCAACCCGGCGACTGCCGCCAAGGGCGTCAATGTGCTGGTGGATTCAGGAATTCTCTACAAACGCAGGGGGATAGGGATGTTCGTCGCTACAGGGGCCCGTGCCCAGCTGGTTGCGCGCCGCACTGAAGAGTTCTTCGAACAGTACGTCAAGCCGCTGACATTGGAAGCCCGGAAACTGGGCATCTCGGCCGAGCAGCTGAACACCATGATTGAACGAAGCTCGGGGCTTGCCCCGGAACCCGGGACCGATAAAGAAAGGAGCGCGGCCCTGTGA
- the rph gene encoding ribonuclease PH (identified by match to protein family HMM PF01138; match to protein family HMM PF03725; match to protein family HMM TIGR01966), with product MTSEATATPVIRADGRTPDQLRPISITRGWSKQAEGSALIEFGNTRVLCTASLTEGVPRWLKGEGRGWVTAEYAMLPRATNTRSDRESVKGKIGGRTHEISRLIGRSLRSIIDTKALGENTIVLDCDVLQADGGTRTAAITGAYVALAEAIRFARENKLIARNAEPLVDTIAAVSVGIIDGVPMLDLPYVEDVRAETDMNVVVTGSGKFVEVQGTAEGAPFDRDELNALLDLALLGTTQLSAIQRETLAEAP from the coding sequence ATGACTTCTGAAGCTACAGCCACTCCCGTCATCCGCGCCGATGGCCGGACCCCCGATCAACTGCGACCCATCAGCATCACCCGCGGCTGGTCGAAGCAGGCCGAGGGCTCGGCACTGATCGAATTCGGCAACACCCGGGTTCTGTGCACCGCTTCCCTGACCGAGGGTGTGCCCCGCTGGCTCAAGGGCGAAGGCCGCGGATGGGTCACGGCCGAGTACGCCATGCTTCCCCGTGCCACGAACACCCGTTCCGACCGCGAGTCGGTCAAGGGCAAGATCGGTGGCCGCACGCATGAGATCTCGCGCCTCATTGGCCGCTCGCTGCGCTCCATCATCGACACCAAGGCACTGGGCGAAAACACGATCGTTCTGGACTGCGACGTCCTGCAGGCCGACGGCGGCACGCGCACCGCCGCGATCACCGGCGCTTACGTGGCGCTGGCGGAAGCTATCCGCTTTGCACGTGAGAACAAGCTCATTGCCCGCAACGCGGAGCCCCTGGTGGATACCATTGCAGCGGTCTCCGTGGGCATCATTGACGGTGTCCCGATGCTGGATCTTCCGTATGTGGAGGACGTTCGTGCGGAGACGGACATGAACGTTGTGGTGACCGGTTCGGGCAAGTTCGTGGAAGTTCAGGGCACCGCAGAAGGCGCTCCGTTCGATCGCGACGAGCTCAACGCCCTCTTGGACCTCGCACTCCTCGGCACCACGCAGCTGTCCGCCATCCAGCGTGAGACGCTGGCCGAAGCACCGTGA
- the murI gene encoding glutamate racemase (identified by match to protein family HMM PF01177; match to protein family HMM TIGR00067), whose amino-acid sequence MLLQPCDKSDTRRRTQLMAGHHGKPYSRIIMTSASGSPSGALGSSTPTSNGELIGARPIGIFDSGVGGLTVARSIIDQLPNESILYVGDTANGPYGPLPIAEVRANALGVMDELVDSGVKLLTIACNSASAAVLRDARERYTARYGIPVIEVIQPAVRRAVSATRSGKIGVIGTSATVGSRAYEDTFAAAPDLTITSVACPAFVNFVEAGITTGPDLLAAANEYLEPLKSAGVDTVVLGCTHYPLLTGVISFVMGEDVTLVSSAEETAKDVYRALANHGIQRTEAQAPSHEFVATGDATQFETLARRFLGPEVLSVKHVDHVAAQYPTGSLARITPEMLEAARSGAGLSRRSYFVQPEDTLAGDARTTMGRGL is encoded by the coding sequence TTGCTGCTTCAGCCCTGTGACAAATCAGACACGAGGCGGAGAACACAGTTAATGGCCGGACACCACGGGAAGCCTTATTCTCGAATAATTATGACTTCAGCATCGGGTTCACCAAGCGGCGCGTTGGGCAGCAGCACCCCCACCAGCAACGGGGAACTCATAGGGGCACGTCCGATCGGCATTTTTGATTCAGGCGTGGGCGGGTTGACGGTGGCACGTTCCATCATCGATCAACTCCCCAACGAATCGATTCTTTACGTCGGCGACACCGCTAATGGCCCCTATGGTCCACTGCCCATAGCCGAAGTCCGTGCCAACGCGCTGGGCGTCATGGACGAACTGGTGGATTCAGGCGTGAAGTTGCTGACCATTGCCTGCAATTCGGCATCCGCCGCTGTGCTCCGTGATGCGAGGGAACGCTATACGGCCCGTTATGGCATCCCGGTCATCGAGGTTATCCAGCCGGCAGTCCGGCGTGCAGTCTCTGCTACCCGCTCCGGCAAGATCGGCGTGATCGGAACCTCGGCCACTGTGGGGTCCAGAGCTTATGAGGATACGTTTGCCGCCGCGCCGGACCTCACCATCACTTCCGTGGCTTGCCCGGCGTTCGTGAACTTCGTGGAGGCGGGAATCACCACCGGTCCCGACCTCCTGGCTGCTGCCAATGAATACCTGGAGCCACTCAAGTCCGCCGGCGTGGACACTGTTGTCCTGGGCTGCACCCACTACCCGCTGCTGACAGGCGTGATTTCTTTCGTCATGGGCGAGGACGTCACCCTGGTTTCCAGCGCTGAGGAGACGGCCAAGGATGTCTACCGTGCTTTGGCCAACCACGGCATCCAGCGGACGGAGGCGCAGGCGCCGAGCCACGAATTCGTAGCCACGGGTGATGCCACGCAGTTCGAGACCCTGGCCCGCCGCTTCCTGGGGCCGGAAGTCCTCTCCGTGAAGCACGTGGATCACGTCGCGGCCCAGTACCCCACAGGCAGCCTGGCCCGCATCACTCCGGAGATGCTGGAAGCCGCACGTTCGGGAGCAGGGCTGTCCCGCCGCTCGTACTTCGTCCAGCCGGAGGACACCCTCGCCGGCGACGCTCGCACCACCATGGGACGTGGCCTGTGA